The following proteins are co-located in the Microbacterium sp. Clip185 genome:
- a CDS encoding AMP-binding protein, with the protein MSGIHYSDLWARIARADPDRTAIVTPTRRLSYARFAAEAGALARHLRENGVGLGDAAALLLYNRAEYLTFFWACLAVGASPVAINYRYRAGEVRALLEDCDAKVLIAPTSLATVAAEAVAGLDPAVSLIAVADGDAAASIPGAEDYDTIVAAGGEIPLAAPRGADLRLYTGGTTGAPKAVVWEMDTLLQARRQSTWGVIGIEPPDDLDEATRIATDPATPRVVTLPLPPMLHGTAQSTTMGTLALGGTIVLLEDAHLDVSDALALVHQHGVTRLVVAGDAVALPFVEAVESDGRGLGRIDSIMSSGMRFSDEVKRRLHAQGDVMIVDLLASSEGGPFAFGITRTAEDLPAKLMLTPGTVLLDEDLTEIPPVAGARGILAFRGVLPRGYYGDPEKTARTFPTIGEHRYVMPGDWALARGDGSIELLGRLSAVVNTGGEKVFPAEVEEQLLTHPDIDDAVVFGLPHPRFGEVVSAMIVPVAGAVVDLDALAAYLDERLAGYKKPRQVFVRPTLARSQTGKIELARVKADAAAEQAERMQGAR; encoded by the coding sequence GTGAGTGGCATCCACTACAGCGATCTGTGGGCGCGGATCGCCCGGGCCGATCCCGACCGCACCGCCATCGTCACCCCGACACGGCGCCTCAGCTACGCGCGCTTCGCCGCGGAGGCCGGTGCTCTCGCCCGGCACCTGCGCGAGAACGGCGTCGGACTCGGCGATGCCGCCGCACTGCTGCTGTACAACCGGGCCGAGTACCTCACCTTCTTCTGGGCGTGCCTCGCCGTCGGAGCCTCGCCCGTCGCGATCAACTACCGCTACCGGGCGGGCGAGGTGCGCGCCCTGCTGGAGGACTGCGACGCGAAGGTGCTCATCGCACCGACCTCTCTCGCGACCGTCGCCGCCGAGGCCGTGGCGGGACTCGACCCCGCCGTGTCGTTGATCGCCGTCGCAGACGGTGACGCCGCCGCATCCATCCCCGGCGCCGAGGACTACGACACGATCGTCGCGGCGGGAGGCGAGATCCCCCTGGCCGCACCCCGCGGCGCGGACCTGCGGCTCTACACGGGCGGCACGACCGGCGCCCCCAAGGCCGTCGTGTGGGAGATGGACACCCTGCTGCAGGCACGCCGCCAGTCGACGTGGGGCGTCATCGGGATCGAGCCGCCGGACGACCTCGACGAGGCGACGCGCATCGCGACCGACCCCGCCACCCCGCGCGTGGTGACGCTGCCTCTGCCGCCCATGCTGCACGGCACCGCGCAGTCCACGACGATGGGCACCCTGGCCCTCGGCGGCACGATCGTGCTGCTCGAAGATGCCCACCTGGACGTCTCCGACGCCCTCGCTCTCGTGCATCAGCACGGCGTGACCCGTCTCGTCGTCGCCGGGGACGCGGTCGCGCTGCCCTTCGTCGAGGCCGTCGAGTCCGACGGGCGGGGCCTCGGCCGCATCGACTCGATCATGAGCTCGGGGATGCGCTTCAGCGACGAGGTCAAGCGCCGATTGCACGCGCAGGGCGACGTCATGATCGTCGATCTTCTCGCCTCCAGCGAGGGCGGTCCGTTCGCGTTCGGCATCACCCGAACGGCCGAGGATCTGCCCGCCAAGCTCATGCTGACTCCGGGCACCGTGCTCTTGGACGAGGATCTGACCGAGATCCCGCCGGTTGCAGGGGCGCGCGGCATCCTCGCCTTCCGCGGGGTCCTCCCCCGCGGCTACTACGGCGACCCCGAGAAAACCGCGCGCACCTTCCCGACCATCGGCGAGCACCGCTATGTGATGCCCGGCGACTGGGCTCTGGCGCGCGGCGACGGCTCGATCGAGCTCCTCGGCCGACTCAGCGCCGTGGTCAACACGGGCGGCGAGAAGGTCTTCCCCGCCGAGGTGGAGGAGCAGCTGCTGACGCACCCCGACATCGACGACGCCGTCGTGTTCGGCCTGCCGCATCCGCGGTTCGGTGAGGTGGTCTCGGCCATGATCGTTCCCGTCGCCGGGGCCGTGGTCGACCTCGACGCCCTCGCGGCGTACCTCGACGAGCGCCTCGCCGGATACAAGAAGCCCCGTCAGGTCTTCGTGCGCCCGACGCTCGCGCGCAGCCAGACCGGCAAGATCGAACTCGCGCGCGTCAAGGCCGACGCCGCCGCCGAACAGGCAGAACGGATGCAGGGAGCACGATGA
- a CDS encoding SDR family NAD(P)-dependent oxidoreductase, with amino-acid sequence MSSIRLDGRVAIVTGAGRSLGRAYALALAAAGAAVVVNDVDAASADAVVEEIRAAGGAATAAVAAVGTTAAAEQLVRAAVDAFGRLDILVANAGVLRDRVLWKMSDEEFDLVVETHLRGTFTCGRAAASFLREQGEGGRIILIGSPAGQFGSFGQTNYAAVKAGIVAMARTWSLELARAEITVNAVVPTALSPMTATIPAYAQAWEDHLAGLPVPPELRREKALGTPDDVAPLVVWLASDRAAEVTGQAIGIGGDRLTLYAHPQVLDTDHRDGGWSAEEIDAAWTDRFAAQAQPSGPPSRKENA; translated from the coding sequence GTGAGCAGCATCCGACTCGACGGCCGGGTCGCGATCGTCACGGGAGCGGGGCGCAGCCTCGGCCGGGCCTACGCGCTCGCCCTCGCGGCCGCGGGAGCCGCGGTCGTCGTCAACGACGTGGATGCGGCATCGGCCGACGCCGTGGTCGAGGAGATCCGCGCCGCGGGCGGGGCCGCCACGGCAGCCGTGGCCGCAGTCGGTACGACGGCAGCCGCCGAGCAGCTCGTCCGTGCCGCCGTGGACGCCTTCGGCCGGCTCGACATCCTCGTCGCCAATGCCGGGGTGCTGCGCGACCGGGTGCTGTGGAAGATGAGCGACGAGGAGTTCGACCTCGTCGTCGAGACGCACCTGCGCGGCACCTTCACGTGCGGCCGAGCCGCCGCATCCTTCCTGCGCGAGCAGGGCGAGGGCGGGCGCATCATCCTCATCGGGTCCCCGGCCGGCCAGTTCGGCAGCTTCGGCCAGACGAACTACGCGGCCGTGAAGGCGGGGATCGTCGCGATGGCGCGCACCTGGTCGCTCGAGCTCGCCCGTGCCGAGATCACCGTCAACGCCGTCGTGCCGACGGCGCTCTCCCCCATGACAGCGACGATCCCCGCCTACGCGCAGGCGTGGGAGGACCACCTCGCGGGCCTCCCGGTTCCGCCGGAGCTCCGCCGCGAGAAGGCGCTGGGCACCCCCGACGACGTGGCGCCGCTGGTGGTGTGGCTCGCCTCCGATCGGGCGGCCGAGGTGACGGGACAGGCCATCGGAATCGGCGGTGACCGGCTCACTCTCTACGCCCACCCGCAGGTGCTCGACACCGACCACCGTGACGGCGGGTGGAGCGCGGAGGAGATCGACGCCGCCTGGACCGATCGCTTCGCCGCGCAGGCGCAGCCCTCGGGGCCGCCGTCGCGAAAGGAGAACGCGTGA
- a CDS encoding MaoC family dehydratase → MTTDAIAIEELPAARGRELGPSSWYPITQDDIDVYADLTGDDNPLHVDEAAAAASPFGGRIAHGMLTLSMVVLPLREIYRVSGASAGIVYGFDRIRFPAPTPSGGRIRLTGRIAEVEDRGDALQVTLALTFEVEGSAKPGVVAELILRHFR, encoded by the coding sequence ATGACGACCGACGCCATTGCGATCGAAGAACTCCCCGCCGCCCGCGGAAGAGAGCTGGGCCCGTCCTCCTGGTACCCGATCACGCAGGACGACATCGACGTCTACGCGGATCTGACCGGCGACGACAACCCGCTGCACGTCGACGAGGCCGCCGCGGCCGCATCGCCGTTCGGCGGACGCATCGCGCACGGCATGCTGACCCTCAGCATGGTCGTGCTCCCCCTGCGGGAGATCTACCGCGTGAGCGGCGCGAGCGCCGGCATCGTCTACGGCTTCGACCGCATCCGCTTCCCGGCCCCGACGCCGTCGGGCGGACGCATCCGCCTCACCGGTCGGATCGCCGAGGTCGAGGACCGCGGCGACGCGCTGCAGGTCACGCTCGCGCTCACCTTCGAGGTCGAGGGGTCTGCGAAACCGGGAGTCGTCGCCGAACTGATCCTGAGGCACTTCCGGTGA
- a CDS encoding zinc-binding dehydrogenase, giving the protein MLTPIPATMRAAVLADERAAMRMMTIAVPEPGPDEVLLEVIACGVCHTDLHVIKGEVAFPRPAVMGHEVSGRIVAIGAGSDTSFEIGDTVVAGFIMPCRTCRACLRGRDDLCEQFFRRNRLEGTLFDSRSRLRMPDGSFLAMYSMGGLAEYCVVPISALAVLSPGLDPETSCILGCAGLTSYGAVFRAGEVAEGTTVAIIGVGGIGSSLIPLCLAAGAREVIAVDIAADKLRSARELGATATVDASSEDPVEAVRARSGGVDVVFEALGRAETLEQGLGMLGDGARLVAIGIAAAGTRAQVEITPLVRRGQQIVGSFGARTREDLPAVVRLAADGAFDTDRLVTRRFDLEDADAAYAALARGEITGRAIIIPRRIREEETR; this is encoded by the coding sequence GTGTTGACTCCCATCCCCGCGACGATGCGGGCAGCGGTGCTGGCGGACGAGCGCGCCGCGATGCGGATGATGACGATCGCCGTCCCGGAACCCGGGCCCGACGAGGTGCTGCTCGAGGTGATCGCGTGCGGCGTCTGCCACACCGACCTGCACGTGATCAAGGGCGAGGTCGCCTTCCCGCGCCCCGCGGTCATGGGGCACGAGGTGAGCGGGCGGATCGTGGCCATCGGCGCCGGCAGCGACACGTCGTTCGAGATCGGCGACACCGTCGTGGCCGGGTTCATCATGCCCTGCCGCACCTGCAGGGCGTGCCTGCGCGGCCGCGACGACCTGTGCGAGCAGTTCTTCCGGCGCAATCGACTGGAGGGGACCCTGTTCGACAGCCGCAGCAGACTTCGGATGCCGGACGGGTCGTTCCTCGCGATGTACTCGATGGGCGGGCTCGCCGAGTACTGCGTCGTCCCGATCTCGGCGCTCGCAGTCCTCTCCCCCGGCCTCGATCCCGAGACCTCCTGCATCCTCGGCTGCGCGGGGCTCACCTCCTACGGCGCCGTCTTCCGCGCCGGCGAGGTGGCCGAAGGGACGACCGTCGCGATCATCGGCGTCGGGGGGATCGGCTCGAGCCTCATCCCGCTGTGCCTCGCCGCCGGCGCGCGCGAGGTCATCGCGGTCGACATCGCGGCGGACAAACTGCGCAGCGCCCGCGAGCTCGGCGCGACCGCCACCGTCGATGCGTCGTCGGAGGACCCGGTCGAGGCCGTGCGCGCCCGCTCGGGCGGCGTCGACGTGGTGTTCGAGGCACTGGGACGCGCCGAGACCCTGGAGCAGGGGCTCGGCATGCTCGGCGACGGCGCGCGGCTCGTCGCGATCGGCATCGCCGCCGCCGGAACCCGGGCGCAGGTGGAGATCACCCCCCTCGTGCGTCGCGGCCAGCAGATCGTCGGCTCGTTCGGCGCCCGCACCCGCGAGGACCTTCCCGCCGTCGTCCGCCTCGCGGCCGACGGCGCCTTCGACACCGACCGACTCGTGACCCGCCGTTTCGACCTCGAGGACGCGGACGCCGCCTACGCGGCACTCGCGCGGGGCGAGATCACCGGTCGGGCCATCATCATCCCCCGACGCATCAGAGAAGAGGAGACCCGATGA
- a CDS encoding UGSC family (seleno)protein has product MAPQEALLDPTGMSAGADDGTLAARPVSLRGLRVGLLDNTKPNATMLLEEIAAILQREHAAGEATLYTKDYFGTPLSEPLLERIAAENDIVITAVGDCGSCSAATVADGIMFERAGVPTVSITSDSFFMSGRAMASVQGFPGFEFTAVAHPMASLTETEVRERAAAVMPEVLRILGVEEG; this is encoded by the coding sequence ATGGCACCGCAGGAAGCGCTGCTGGATCCGACCGGGATGAGCGCGGGCGCCGACGACGGCACGCTCGCCGCTCGTCCGGTGAGCCTGCGAGGACTCCGGGTCGGGCTGCTGGACAACACGAAGCCGAACGCCACGATGCTGCTGGAGGAGATCGCCGCGATCCTCCAGCGCGAGCATGCCGCGGGCGAGGCCACGCTGTACACCAAGGACTACTTCGGGACCCCCCTGTCCGAACCGCTGCTGGAGCGCATCGCGGCGGAGAACGACATCGTGATCACCGCGGTCGGCGACTGCGGCAGCTGCTCGGCGGCGACCGTCGCCGACGGGATCATGTTCGAACGCGCGGGAGTGCCGACGGTGTCGATCACCTCGGACTCGTTCTTCATGTCTGGTCGCGCCATGGCCTCGGTGCAAGGCTTCCCGGGGTTCGAGTTCACCGCCGTCGCGCATCCGATGGCGAGTCTGACGGAGACCGAGGTGCGCGAGCGCGCGGCCGCGGTCATGCCCGAGGTCCTGCGGATCCTGGGCGTGGAGGAGGGATGA
- a CDS encoding aconitase X catalytic domain-containing protein produces MHLTDEEKRMRDGVEGDAVAVAMDLLIRYGDALQAERLVATRNVAGTMTQPSPAKAKLVAEGGWAKAFAVMNLDSDRELEIPSMRVPTCQLQHGFGADAEGLTRYPADSIRLQEDAESYFTERGVRVLGTCTPYQVGNLPVLGEHCAWMESSAVVYANSVLGARTNCEGAASTGAASLTGRIPYWGNHLPANRLATHLVRAETPVEGFREWGLLGYFVGELVQEARPAVVGSLAPASDADLKHFGAATATSGGVELYHLPGVTPEAPTLEAAFGRSRIPEAVTYGSRERRATYETLNAQGESTEVDFVLLGCPHASLAQVQEIAGLLEGRRLADDVQLWIMLPRALAADALRQGWTRTITRAGGRVLTESCPAMSRAAPPGTRVMATDSAKQAHYLPAILGIEAWFGTTWECVDAAVTGRWRGELT; encoded by the coding sequence ATGCACCTCACCGATGAGGAGAAGCGCATGCGCGACGGCGTCGAGGGCGACGCCGTCGCGGTCGCGATGGACCTGCTGATCCGCTACGGCGACGCGCTCCAGGCGGAGCGTCTGGTCGCCACCCGCAACGTCGCCGGCACCATGACCCAGCCCTCGCCCGCCAAGGCGAAGCTGGTGGCCGAGGGCGGCTGGGCCAAGGCGTTCGCCGTCATGAACCTCGACAGCGACCGGGAGCTCGAGATCCCCTCGATGCGCGTGCCCACCTGTCAGCTGCAGCACGGTTTCGGCGCAGACGCCGAAGGGCTCACCCGCTACCCGGCCGACAGCATCCGGCTGCAGGAGGATGCGGAGTCGTACTTCACCGAGCGGGGCGTGCGGGTGCTGGGCACCTGCACGCCCTACCAGGTGGGGAACCTTCCCGTCCTCGGCGAGCACTGCGCCTGGATGGAGTCCTCCGCCGTCGTCTACGCGAACTCCGTCCTGGGGGCGCGCACCAACTGCGAGGGAGCGGCATCCACCGGCGCCGCGTCGCTGACCGGCCGCATCCCGTACTGGGGCAACCATCTGCCCGCGAACCGTCTCGCCACCCACCTCGTGCGGGCCGAGACGCCCGTGGAGGGATTCCGAGAGTGGGGGCTGCTCGGCTACTTCGTGGGCGAGCTCGTCCAGGAGGCGAGACCGGCGGTCGTCGGCTCGCTCGCGCCGGCATCGGATGCGGACCTCAAGCACTTCGGTGCGGCCACCGCGACCTCGGGCGGTGTGGAGCTGTACCACCTGCCCGGTGTCACGCCGGAGGCGCCGACCCTGGAGGCGGCGTTCGGGAGATCCCGGATCCCGGAGGCGGTGACGTACGGCTCGCGGGAGCGGCGGGCGACCTACGAGACGCTCAACGCGCAGGGCGAGAGCACGGAGGTCGACTTCGTGCTGCTCGGCTGCCCGCATGCCTCGCTCGCACAGGTGCAGGAGATCGCGGGGCTCCTCGAGGGGCGTCGGTTGGCCGACGACGTGCAGCTGTGGATCATGCTGCCGCGTGCGCTCGCCGCCGACGCCTTGCGCCAGGGCTGGACGCGCACGATCACCCGCGCCGGAGGGCGGGTGCTGACCGAGTCGTGCCCCGCCATGTCGCGCGCAGCGCCGCCCGGCACCCGCGTGATGGCGACGGACTCTGCCAAGCAGGCCCACTACCTGCCCGCGATCCTCGGCATCGAGGCGTGGTTCGGCACGACGTGGGAGTGCGTGGATGCGGCCGTCACGGGCCGCTGGCGGGGGGAGCTCACGTGA
- a CDS encoding aconitase X swivel domain-containing protein produces the protein MIELVGRGIVPGRVRAPALVTREPISGFGGIDVATGTVIEPRHELFGQCFTGRVLVFPGAKGSSGWSGFFQSTRLMGTAPAALVFDVITTKAVLGAIVTRVPTVVQAAPAPVDTIRTGDLVEVDGDTGRIVVIRTDGVAVHSGE, from the coding sequence GTGATCGAGCTGGTGGGGCGGGGTATCGTGCCCGGACGCGTGCGCGCGCCGGCGCTCGTCACGCGGGAGCCGATCTCCGGCTTCGGGGGTATCGACGTCGCGACCGGCACGGTGATCGAACCGCGGCACGAGCTGTTCGGGCAGTGCTTCACGGGTCGGGTGCTCGTCTTCCCCGGCGCCAAGGGCTCGTCGGGCTGGTCGGGGTTCTTCCAGAGCACGCGGCTCATGGGCACCGCACCCGCAGCCCTCGTCTTCGACGTGATCACGACGAAGGCGGTGCTCGGCGCCATCGTGACGCGGGTGCCCACGGTCGTGCAGGCTGCCCCTGCGCCTGTGGACACGATCCGCACGGGCGACCTCGTGGAGGTCGACGGCGACACCGGTCGGATCGTCGTGATCCGGACCGACGGGGTGGCGGTGCATTCCGGTGAGTGA
- a CDS encoding ABC transporter substrate-binding protein gives MITAVRRPKTRRLSLVAASLAVGALALTGCGGGAAEESGSTPGAGGDLGSMTVVTFLPLESFSFGPEMFAYSGGYFEKHGLDVTLQPVQGTSAAIQSLLGGATTLTRASTVDVFPPMVDGQPIRAVGTMAYKSNLRMISVEDDPITTPADMEGKVIGMGSIGGTSEKLLNLTLDDAGIAEDTVTRQAVPVTAATLEVVRQGQLDGYIVSLDTSLAIGQQNPDAVVDDAGLGDAPDIQTWITTESNLKDEKKVAQIEAFMAAIREAVQDMIDDAPNDFANVLKTLRDSGDWNFPALADDKIAAAALEVYTTQTWIDADGGVPLLENDLDAWQATYDTYVKAGMLEGGQNPGDWITNDYVPAD, from the coding sequence ATGATCACAGCAGTTCGTCGTCCGAAGACCCGCCGTCTGTCGCTGGTCGCAGCGTCGCTCGCGGTGGGCGCGCTCGCGCTCACGGGATGCGGCGGAGGTGCCGCGGAGGAGTCGGGCTCCACGCCCGGTGCCGGCGGGGATCTCGGCTCCATGACGGTGGTCACGTTCCTGCCCCTGGAGTCGTTCAGCTTCGGCCCGGAGATGTTCGCGTACTCGGGCGGCTACTTCGAGAAGCACGGACTCGACGTGACGCTCCAGCCGGTGCAGGGCACGTCCGCCGCGATCCAGTCGCTGCTCGGCGGCGCCACCACCTTGACCCGTGCGAGCACGGTCGACGTGTTCCCGCCGATGGTCGACGGACAGCCGATCCGCGCCGTGGGCACGATGGCGTACAAGTCGAACCTGCGCATGATCTCGGTCGAGGACGACCCGATCACGACCCCCGCCGACATGGAGGGCAAGGTCATCGGCATGGGCTCGATCGGCGGGACGAGCGAGAAGCTCCTGAACCTGACGCTGGACGACGCGGGCATCGCGGAGGACACCGTGACCCGCCAGGCGGTGCCCGTCACGGCGGCGACCCTGGAGGTCGTGCGTCAGGGACAGCTCGACGGCTACATCGTCAGCCTCGACACCTCCCTCGCCATCGGCCAGCAGAACCCGGATGCCGTCGTCGACGACGCCGGACTCGGCGACGCTCCCGACATCCAGACCTGGATCACGACCGAGTCGAACCTCAAGGACGAGAAGAAGGTCGCGCAGATCGAGGCGTTCATGGCCGCCATCCGCGAGGCCGTGCAGGACATGATCGACGATGCGCCGAACGACTTCGCCAACGTGCTGAAGACGCTGCGCGACAGCGGCGACTGGAACTTCCCGGCGCTCGCCGACGACAAGATCGCAGCGGCGGCGCTCGAGGTGTACACGACCCAGACCTGGATCGACGCCGACGGCGGCGTGCCGCTGCTGGAGAACGACCTGGACGCCTGGCAGGCGACCTACGACACCTACGTCAAGGCGGGGATGCTCGAGGGTGGCCAGAACCCGGGCGACTGGATCACGAACGACTACGTGCCCGCCGACTGA
- a CDS encoding ABC transporter ATP-binding protein, with product MSNDTVVTADPPLTQTATQPRLRIRGVGRDFQTRAGVTHAVSGVDLDIQRGEFVALIGRSGCGKTTLLRMIGGLLAPTAGSIEVDGRHLWRDGRVEPSAVTRLGFVFQESNLFPWFSVLDNIALPLKLRGVGKTERRVRAAELADLVGLKGFERSYPRELSGGMRQRAAIARSLSTEPDLLLMDEPFGALDALTRERMNLELQRIVLQTNSTVVFVTHDIPEAVFLADRVVHMTPRPGRIRQILTVPDAKPRDIELQTTPGFNDIVRSLRHDLDEEE from the coding sequence ATGAGCAACGACACCGTCGTCACGGCTGATCCGCCGCTGACTCAGACCGCGACGCAGCCCCGCCTGCGCATCCGGGGCGTCGGGCGCGACTTCCAGACCCGGGCGGGCGTGACCCACGCCGTGTCGGGTGTCGACCTCGACATCCAGCGCGGCGAGTTCGTCGCCCTGATCGGGCGCTCGGGATGCGGCAAGACGACGCTTCTGCGCATGATCGGAGGCCTGCTCGCGCCGACCGCGGGTTCGATCGAGGTCGACGGGCGCCACCTGTGGCGTGACGGCCGGGTCGAGCCGTCCGCCGTGACCCGGCTCGGGTTCGTGTTCCAGGAGAGCAACCTGTTCCCCTGGTTCTCCGTGCTCGACAACATCGCGCTGCCGTTGAAGCTGCGCGGTGTGGGCAAGACGGAGCGCCGAGTGCGTGCGGCCGAGCTCGCCGACCTCGTGGGGCTGAAGGGCTTCGAGCGTTCGTATCCGCGTGAGCTGTCGGGCGGGATGCGTCAGCGCGCCGCGATCGCGCGCTCGCTGAGCACCGAGCCCGACCTGCTGCTCATGGACGAGCCGTTCGGGGCGCTGGACGCGCTGACGCGCGAGCGGATGAACCTGGAGCTGCAGCGCATCGTCCTGCAGACCAACTCCACGGTCGTCTTCGTGACGCACGACATCCCCGAGGCGGTGTTCCTCGCGGATCGGGTCGTGCACATGACGCCGCGGCCGGGCCGCATCCGACAGATCCTGACCGTTCCGGACGCCAAGCCGCGCGACATCGAGTTGCAGACGACGCCCGGATTCAACGACATCGTGCGCAGCCTTCGCCACGACCTCGACGAGGAGGAATGA
- a CDS encoding ABC transporter permease, whose product MTTVQAPPDQPTTTSVVTLERRRARARTMKILPWIVTPALVVVIIGLWQLYVSVFEVNPFVFPPPAAVGEAFVALVADGKTWAEAGVTVTEILVGFAVAVVLGVVVGVVLGKLPWLEVSIRPLIVIAQVAPKVAFVPLFVIWFGFGITSKIVLAALLAFFPVMLNVLLGVRSVERGQREVMRSLNASRAQTFTQLEMRSLQPYLFAGMEVAIVLATIGAIVGEYLGGSVGLGAMVVRAMNSLDAARTFALILLLSLIGLVLYLIVNEAKRFFIPWHESVYGLRENL is encoded by the coding sequence ATGACCACCGTGCAAGCACCCCCGGACCAGCCGACCACCACCTCGGTCGTCACCCTCGAACGCCGGCGCGCCCGCGCCCGGACCATGAAGATCCTGCCGTGGATCGTGACCCCGGCCCTCGTGGTCGTGATCATCGGCCTCTGGCAGCTCTACGTCAGCGTCTTCGAGGTGAACCCGTTCGTCTTCCCGCCGCCCGCGGCGGTCGGCGAGGCGTTCGTCGCACTCGTGGCCGACGGCAAGACGTGGGCGGAGGCGGGCGTCACCGTCACCGAGATCCTCGTCGGCTTCGCCGTGGCCGTCGTCCTCGGTGTCGTCGTGGGCGTCGTGCTCGGCAAGCTCCCGTGGCTCGAGGTCAGCATCCGCCCGCTCATCGTCATCGCCCAGGTGGCCCCGAAGGTCGCCTTCGTGCCCCTCTTCGTGATCTGGTTCGGCTTCGGGATCACCTCCAAGATCGTCCTCGCCGCGCTGCTGGCGTTCTTCCCCGTCATGCTCAACGTGCTGCTGGGCGTGCGGTCCGTCGAGCGGGGACAGCGCGAGGTGATGCGCAGCCTCAACGCCTCCAGGGCGCAGACGTTCACGCAGCTCGAGATGCGCAGCCTGCAGCCGTACCTGTTCGCCGGGATGGAGGTCGCGATCGTCCTCGCCACGATCGGCGCCATCGTCGGCGAGTACCTCGGCGGCAGCGTCGGACTCGGCGCGATGGTCGTGCGAGCAATGAACTCGCTGGATGCGGCGCGCACCTTCGCGCTGATCCTGCTGCTCTCGCTGATCGGTCTCGTGCTGTATCTGATCGTCAACGAGGCGAAGCGGTTCTTCATCCCGTGGCACGAGTCGGTCTACGGCCTGCGCGAGAACCTCTGA
- a CDS encoding IclR family transcriptional regulator domain-containing protein — protein sequence MTQEDRSRDRIQSVERAVAVLRAFGGHDATSSVSELAARVQLPRPVVRRILLTFEHIGYVRNQNGRWALTARILELGAGYFAASSLPEIAQPIMAEIVAQTGETCSIGELDLPDVIHVARVEERRPLPDAVRVGTRLPAHATAVGRVLLADLPEAELDAYLERPREVYTPLTIVETDALRERLRQVRVDGYDVSIEELHPGMIAAAVPIVVAGRAVAGLTVSSTTLRSREAALREEIVPALRDAAGRIADAYRAANPGAYRTPPAAG from the coding sequence GTGACGCAGGAGGACAGATCGCGCGACCGCATCCAGAGCGTGGAGCGCGCCGTCGCGGTGCTGCGCGCCTTCGGCGGACACGACGCGACCTCGAGCGTGAGCGAGCTGGCGGCGCGCGTGCAGCTGCCGAGGCCCGTCGTGCGCCGCATCCTGCTCACCTTCGAGCACATCGGCTACGTGCGAAACCAGAACGGCCGCTGGGCGCTGACCGCCCGCATCCTCGAGCTCGGCGCGGGCTACTTCGCCGCCTCGTCGCTGCCCGAGATCGCCCAGCCGATCATGGCGGAGATCGTCGCGCAGACGGGCGAGACCTGCAGCATCGGGGAGCTGGACCTGCCCGACGTGATCCACGTCGCACGCGTCGAGGAACGGCGCCCGCTGCCGGATGCGGTGCGGGTGGGCACGCGCCTGCCGGCGCACGCGACGGCGGTGGGGCGCGTGCTGCTGGCGGATCTGCCCGAGGCGGAGCTCGATGCCTACCTGGAGCGCCCGCGTGAGGTGTACACCCCGCTCACGATCGTCGAGACCGATGCACTGCGCGAGCGCCTGCGGCAGGTACGCGTCGACGGCTACGACGTGTCGATCGAGGAGCTGCACCCCGGGATGATCGCGGCCGCCGTACCGATCGTCGTCGCGGGGCGAGCCGTGGCGGGACTCACGGTGTCGTCCACCACGCTGCGCTCGCGGGAGGCGGCGCTGCGCGAAGAGATCGTCCCCGCGCTGCGCGACGCGGCCGGGCGCATCGCCGACGCCTATCGTGCGGCGAATCCCGGCGCGTACCGCACGCCGCCCGCGGCCGGCTGA